In Halolamina litorea, the genomic window CGTTTCTCGGGGTCGGCCCAGTGGACCGTCTCCCGTTCGTTCCCGTCCTCGTCGTACTTCTTCCCGCCCGGGTAGTGGGCGTAGCGCATCGCCCGCGTGTAGCCCATCTGGAGGTACTTCCGAGCCATGTCCATCCCGACGAACTCGCCCTCTCGGCGGTAGCGCAGGAACCGCTCGTAGATCGCCTCGGCGGCGTCGGCGGCCGTCTCCGGGTCGGCGTAGCCCCACAACGGCAGTAGCTCGGACTTGTACGGCTGGACCTTGAACACGCCCTGCTCGCCACGGCCGACGCGGTAGGGATCCGGATCGGCCCGGAAATCGTGCTCGTACTC contains:
- a CDS encoding DUF4385 domain-containing protein, which produces MSDLPEDDDGEYEHDFRADPDPYRVGRGEQGVFKVQPYKSELLPLWGYADPETAADAAEAIYERFLRYRREGEFVGMDMARKYLQMGYTRAMRYAHYPGGKKYDEDGNERETVHWADPEKRKAALIFDHVLDRVRSDGTYQERKREWREERG